The genome window CGCCTTGTGCCCACACATTCACTTGGACCGACACACATCGACGGAACAGTCGGTGGTCTGAGACCTCTGAGCCGGTCCTTCTACTTCCCAGGAGGAAAACCTCCCAAAGCCAGTTTTTGTTGGTTCAGTCCAGAGGAAACTTGCAACGGAGGTAGGGCTAATGACAAAGGGAGGGAAACAGAACATTGAGTCACTGTGAGGTATTAGTTGTAAAGCGCCCTCTCTACTATCTGGGATGTAAGCAAATGTCAGACTTTGGTGTCTTTTGTTGATCAGAAGATGTTTCCTACATTTCAGGTGTGGATGCAGTGACAatgttcttcctcttcctgctgctttgTGGTCTCACTTCAGCTGCTTTCTTTTGGTTGAGGTACCTACCTACCTACTACCTATCTAAATATCCTTCTTCGAAATTCCACACACATTTACCCCACTACATTAATATACGTATatgttttttgcaaatttattaaaaatagaaaaccaagaaacatattttcagaaGTATTCACAGCCTTTGCCATTGAAGCTCAAAACTGAGCTGTGTCCACTGACCATAATGCTTCTCCAGCTAAACTAGAGTCTGCCTGTGGTAAACTGAGTTCATTGGAGTTGGTTATGGAAAAGCACATTCCGGTCTGTACATGGTCCCACTGCTGGCAGTGCAGCTAAGGACGCAAACattaaacatgaaatgaaaGGGAAAAATCGACACTAATctacaaaaatctcaaaatcttTTCTTTCCCATATTGTCATTAGAAAACATActctgcctggccaaaaaaaagtcgccaccaaaaaatggtcacactctctaatattttgttggaccgcctttagctttgattacagcccgcattcgctgtggcattgtttcaataagcttatgcagtgtcacaagatttatttccatccagtgttgcattaatctttcaccaagatcttgtattgatgatgggagagtctgaccactgcgcaaagccttctccagcacatcccaaagattctcaatggggttaaggtctggactctgtggtggccaatccatgtgtgaaaaagatgtctcatgctccctgaaccactctttcacaatgtgagcctgatgaatcctggcattgtcatcttggaatatgcccgttccatttgggaagacaaaatccattgatggaataacctgatCATTCAGTATATACAGGTAGTCAGCTGagctcattctttgggcacacaatgttgctgaacctagacctgaccaactgcagcaaccccagatcatagcactgcccccacaggcttgtacagtaggcactaggcatgatgggtgcatcacttcacctgcctctcttcttaccctgatgcgcccatcactctggaacagggtaaatctggactcatcagaccacatgaccctcttccattcctccagagtccaatctttatgctccctagcaaactgaagcctttttttctgggtagctttactgattagaggttttcttacggctacacagctgttcaatcccaaccccttgagttcccttcgcattgtgcgtgtggaaatgcttttgcgttcacaattaaacatactcctgagttctgctgttgtttttcttcgatttgatttgaccaaacgtttaagtaatcgccgatcacaatcattcaggatttttttccgaccacatttcttcctggaagacgatggttccccaccatccttccagtttttaatgatgcgttggacagttcttaacccaattctagtagtttctgcaatctccttagatgttttctctgcttgatgcatgccaatgatttgacccttcttaaacagactaaggTCTTTTCCAccaccacaggatgtgtcttttgccatggttgtttaagaaatgaggagttactcattgcatcagctggggttaaataacttgttgccagctgaaagataatctcctatgcagtacttatccaataggaggcttatacctatttgcttagttaaatccaggtggcgactttttttttggccaggcagtgtattatGAATTAGCTCTTTAAagagaatataaaaaatagcaaatctgatcaaaaacaataatgcttttaattctttgtgtgaaacaggaagtacagGAGAACACCAAACGTCACCAAATTAATCCTGACCCTGGACGACATTGTGTTTATTGACACTCAAGTTAGTAAGAAGGTGAGAAACGTTTAATCTGTTCTGGTTGGAACATTGTTGGAAAGTCGTTGACTGCatatctttgctttttttttactaaaagttTGAATGAAATTGCCTAAATATTACAAACTTTCCTATAACTTTATGTTCCCAAATTGTCTGTCAATATGTTTATTACAAGAATTGTCTATTACCGGAGTGCTGTGTTCTGTAAAGATAAAATGGGAATAGCTTAGGGTTAGCCGCCTGTTCTTTTCAGGAACACATGAAAGAAGCATTACATATTCCAGAATCTTCAGTCGAGACAGCATGTTAAAACGACCAGTGCACCTTTTTGATTGTGTTCCAGAATGGACTGATTAATAAACTTTCTTGGTTTGATCTTTACaagcaaatttactttttttttctcccttccaGAAATTAAATGATGAATCCATCATGAGGAgtcttttggaaataaaaactccTCTCCGCTCAATAGCCAGAAGTTACATCCTGACGTCACCGGAGAGTTCTAACATTGGGATATTGGAGGTACCCGTTTGCATGTGTATGCTCAATGGTGTCGGTGTGTAAAAACCCTGAAAGCTGCAGTATCACATCTGTCTCGTATTCTACTGTCATGATAATGACAGTTTATATATACGTCATGATGTGTTCCAGTTTCttaacccacatgcagaacaccaccAGGAGAATAGgtaatcagataaataaagtttatttgaacaatatgaaaatgttgGTGAAAGGGTCTGGTCCTTGGGTAAGGCACACAAGGTCCTAGCACACTGAAGAGCAGCAAGGAAGATAGTTAGTTTGAGGTAATCAGAAAACTGGAACTTCAAGAGAAATTAGACTGGTCTTACTTGATTTGCAGGTTACTTCCACCCAGAAGAGGGGGAAGTGTTGGTTCGTGGTTTCAGTATCTTTGTGAGTGTCCTTAAGGTGATTCAGGTTCCAGAGTGAGGTCTTGACTGAGTAAGTTCTGGGTCGATGATGTGGAGGCTGCGGTGGAGGTCGGACAGGTAAGTTCAGGCGtggaggagaacagaggagcgAGCCAACTGCCAGCTGGGAAATCCAGGAACGGTTTATGGTTAATCTGCAGAGATGAAGAAGggactcgggcaaccagtgggtatcTATCCAAGGCGTCACGAGGAGGGAAAATCCAAAAGCTAGGTCAAGGGTTTTCACAGGAAAACTTCCGAGGCTTCACGAGGAAtcaccagagagagagagagagagagagagagagagggaggcaaCAAGAATTGACTACTAGAAGGTCTTCTAAGGAAACCACAGAGAGCTAACTCAGAGGGCTCAGAGTACCAttactggcaaacactcaggcgacgAGGTGCTGGCAgtcaaatatactgtatatatactgtgtatatatatatatatatatatatatatatataaattgaaaaGAATACTTTagttatttgcatttattacaaattattacCTTTACCTATAGGCTTTGtatagaaataaataactaaataaggGTAAATCCTCActcaaaatatgactttaaaaagctGCACTTATATATGGAGTGGGTGTTTGTATTAGCTGTCATactaattttcctttaaatggTTGGTTTGTTTCCAGGGAGACTGGGTTTGGCTGAAGAAGATTCCTGTTGGAAAGACAGCAACACCTGTCAACCAGAGTACCCAGAATCTGTTCAGTCAGGTAACATCACATAAAACATCACACTGATCACACAGTAGATGGATAAGACTGACAAACAGCTAATAAACAAAcctacacacatacacacccgcACTCGcgcacacacgcatgcacataTACACAATCCAAATGGCTAAAGATCATCCACAGCTGAGTTCCTACTGACATGACCTGTCTACTttaacacagagaaaataaaaagcttaacATATACTGTAAGTGCCTAATTGAAATGTATCAGTCAGGTATAAGCAGTTTAAACACAATCAGAGGACCAACTTTGTCAGCTAATGGAGCTGAGAGTCTCAACAGAGAGTAACTGATATGAGGCAGCTGGACTCTCCGATAAGCAGACAAGTCAAAAATAGTTGTTGTTCTCAGCGAAGTACTCATCaacttatttcatttaattgtatttcagTTATTAAAAGTATGATAGCTGTTTCAGCATGAATTTTTCTGCGTTTGTTTCCAGCTACGGGAGATGCGCCATGAGAACCTGAATCTGTACCTGGGTTTGTTTGTGGATTCAGGGATCCTAGCCCTGGTGGTGGAGCACTGTCCCCGCGGCAGCCTGGCAGACCTGCTGGCTGACAGCGACGTCAGGCTGGACTGGATGTTCAAGTCATCGCTGCTCATGGACCTCATTAAGGTTCTCCTTAGATCACTTCAATACACCTTGAATGTTCTGACACAACTTCCCACTGAGTCGAATTAGAAGTTGTTCAGGCGCTTTGATTCATTTCTCATATCATTGCCTGTTGTATTTGCACAACAGGCAAtgattttctcaaaacaatGAGGGCAAACTGTTAAACCTGGTCTTGGAGTCACTTGCTCAAAATAATTGTCCTGCTCCTCAAAAGCAAGTATTCATGTGACCTGCTGTGTtcaaagtgtttccattgcagtttcgCGAGATCAACCAATTTTAACATCATCCCAGCATCAAAACTTTTTAGTCAACAAACTCTTAGCTTAATGCTGTTtacattaagcaaatttattgtcaacatgtcaaattgcgcaatttaatggtcaatggaaacacagacaaGGACAGTCCGACATTTCATTAGTGAACAGAATAGGTAAATGGCTTGAACGtgttttcaatatatttaattctggaaatgttttccAATGCAATTCCTGAAATTAACCAAGAGtatacaggaagaaaaaaaaacagtaatctAAGGAACCTAAGTCAAAAGGCGCAaatgaaagctaaaaataaagaaaccaaaCAAGCAAGAATCTTGTAAGGTAAAATCTGGGAAAGTGACAACCAAAGTCCATAACATCAGTCTCCTGCTTCATCCCTTCAGTTCATTGGTAATGCTGCCAAATCCTGAGAAAATAAGGATTCTGAAgacatcaataaataaatgtttgacatattgtttctctcattattgtggcatttagcaaatataaataattcctttttattcagtgtatgtaaacttcttaactgtgcataaataaataaatagaatagaataaataGAATTTGTATCTCTCGCTCTCCCTACCCAAACtaagaaacaaacttcttgtttgtttagttATTGATTTCAATCACTTTTTAAGCAAGTCAACTATTTTTCATTCATACTCTGAAACCGACAGATTATCTTGCTCTGTGTGACCAGGCTGCTGTCTTCATGTTCCAGGGAATGAAGTATCTTCATCTGCGAGGGTTGACTCACGGTCGCCTCAAGTCCACAAATTGCTTAGTGGACGGCCGATTTGTGTTGAAAATCACAGACTATGGTCTACCCATGATCCTTCAGTCTCAAGGTGTCAGTCTGTCTGACGATCCACAAGGTAAAATAGAATTACCAGAATTACACTTTACCTCCTAAATATTTGACAATTGGACCAGTTACTTAACTATGCATAAATGAAATGGGAGTAATGTACTTGTTTTTCACGAtcatttatacatatataaatgaTAGTGAATGACCTGCATATAAATGATCGTATATACgatcatttatatatatataaattatcaTGAAACAGTACTTCcatttggaggatttttttaatatggtTCTTATAAGTGGTTGAGatacacacaaaggtcagtttACAAAccttgcacacacactcacagctCAGAAAGTGGAATATAATCTAGCAATCATGCTGCTGTAATGAGTTCATTTGGATTACAGTGAGTTGAAGAGAAGAAACTGAACTAAagaaatcatttgttttttttattttgattaacaGCTCTTTAATACAAACTAATACAAATTAGCTGACTCGTACTAAGATTAAACTAAATTACACACAATGGTGGAAAAatgaataatagaaaaataattctgaaaaaagtttgaattaattttagGGTCATCTATAGTCTGGTAATCAAACCAGACCAGTAAAACATGTTGTAGTCAAGAAAATAGAAGAGTTTTAAGACTACCTTCAGACTTTCAGCTGGGGCCAGAAGTGGATTAGTTAGCAGATTAGCACAGAGTTCACtgacttttcttctttaatttctGTTGGAAGTTCAGTTCCTCCAAGTAAGGGTCGTTTACTTCATGGCAAGTTGCGTCCGCTCATTGGTCAGTCGCTGACAAAGCCACTGGATTGACTGACAGGAAGAGAGGATGAGAACATCTGGTTTCCTCATCATGTAGTTGCCCCTTTGTTTatatattcataattttctTCTCAGTTTTTGAGAAGTGGTTTAAGAAGCTGATTGCCAGTCTAAACTCTTACTGCTGTTCACAGCAAAGTGTGTAAATATGACATTAGccaagctttttattttatatatatatactgctcaaaaaaataaagggaacactttaagtgttaaacacctgtttaagtgttccctttatttttttgagcagtgtatatatatagtacatTTCTTCTTAGATCTTCTGTGGACAGCTCCTGAACTTCTGAGGAATTCAGAACAAGCCGGTTCTTTTGCCGGAGATGTCTTTAGTTTTTCCATCATCATACAGGAAGTGATCTCACGGACACTTCCCTACGCCATGATGGACATGCCTGCTCAGGGTAAGAATGCTCTTCCTGTCTACACACCTGTTGATCTGACAAACCCCAGTCCCAGCAAATGTTTGTGTGTCTAATCATCccatcttctctctctctgcctgtgGAACTGTCAGAGATTGTGGAGCGTCTGAAGATGCCCCCTCCTCTTTGTAGGCCTCTTGTTTCAGTGGATGAAGCTCCTGCTGAGTGTCTCAATCTGATGAATGAATGTTGGAACGAAGATCCGAGCAAGCGACCCAACTTTGACGAAATTTTTAAGCAGGTGAGATGATCCTTGTTTGGGGAGCTTACGATCTCAGTACATCTTCACCTTcattcagttcaatttattGTATCTAAAATCCTCATAGTctctagatttattttaaaggggcagtgttatgtgttttcacaaccacatagtgccattttatagctcagtcaagtaactatgttaacttcagatGTTATAAAAGTGCTATACATACcagatatgacttaaaataaattttactttgtactttgcttaatgccttgaaattgggcctctgtctctttaaaaactactGCTCTTTCTgtaactccgccttcaggaagtcatcccaacatggctcctcttttaaccctttaacaatgttcaACGTTTGTCTTCACTTATTTGTTTCTTAAAACCTTTGTAGCTGAAGTAAccattaaataatttcttaaaatactTATATAAATAGCATTTAGAAAAATTTTATGGACAAGATACATCTTTAAATAACCCCAAATCCCAATTAAAAAGGCTCCTTAAAAATGTACAGCTGGGACAGTATGCAACCTTCTATGTGTCaatggttgtttgtttttagttccGGGGCATCAGCAGAGGGAAGAAGGCTAATATCATTGACTCCATGCTGCGGATGCTGGAGCAGTACAGCTCCAACCTGGAGGATCTGATCAGGGAGCGAACAGATGAGCTGGAGGTTGAGAGGACCAAAACGGATAAGTTAATTGGACAGCTTTTACCAAAGTAAGACTGGGTTCatgagaaatattaacacaCACTCATGTAGAACATGCTGACTTTTGGAACAATGAATATGACAGGCCTGAGTGACGTTTGCCTTCCCACCAAAACTGATGTCAAATGGTGCCgatatcattttaaagatattaataaattcATGCTTATAATATTTCagctgtattattattattgtttttattgtattatattttattattacttttttttttcagcaatgtGGGGATGAATGGAGAGGGGGTGAAACAGACCACATTTGCTGTTATTCCTGTAATCAATAATCTGTTTTTGCtggatgattaaaaataatttttttaaaaattaataaatgtttccagaggtcataaaaggtcaaccagccgcCCCCCGACTCCCTCATCTTCAGATAAGACAAAACTTGACTATGTTTGTCCTGCAAGtcttttcatttgtgctgcttttgctttgaagatattaaggaAAGTTGAAAGGTCAATAGGTCAACCAGCTAAACATCAGTAGGATGTTTAGCAAATGagctaaaccttttttttttagtcagatGTCATCTGGATTTATACTCTTTATCCTTTACGCTTGTGAAATGAAATTAcaatatttcattcatattaCTCTTTCCATATGCCACTCCAATGAAAGTAGATTTCTTTGTAGAGTCTGTTCCTGTCGTAAGCATATGTTGACATGTTAACCCGTGTATCACTGGATTTTTCAGATCTGTGGCTCAGGCCTTGAAGAAGGGGAAGCCTGTCCAGCCTGAACACTACTCAGACTGCACACTTTACTTCAGCGACATCGTCGGATTTACAACCATCTCAGCTCTAAGTGAACCCATTGAGGTGAAAACGGCTGAAGTAACAGCTAGTTTTGACAATTTTGACTGTTTAATactgaaattgtgtttttgtaggtGGTCGACTTGCTTAATGACCTTTACACCATGTTTGATGCCATCATTGCTACTCATGATGTCTACAAAGTAAGCATCTAATTCTATTCACTCATCACACCAGACAGGATTTGGCAGAGTAAATCTCCCTTTGAAAAGACCAAGAGCATTGTTAACCTAAATAACTAACTAAATGTGATGATGTGTTTATGTTCAGGTGGAGACTATTGGGGACGCTTACATGGTGGCTTCAGGCGTTCCTAATAGAAATGGGAATCGGCACGCAGCTGAAGTGTCAAACATGTCGCTTGACATCCTTCATTCAATAGGAGCATTTAAGATCAAACATATGCCTgaaatcaaagtgaaaatacGCATTGGACTGCACTCAGGTACAGTATCACCTTTTAAACTTATTAATCTGTTCCAACCGcttttatttaaaggggcagtgttatttaaagttgacttttttgagctttacatcatattataaaGTTATTGCCTcctcaaaaacatacctggagtgttactttgattctttgatgcatgtttgagaaatcctttaatctccatggcaaccatttagccTAACGCCGCCTTTGAGGACAAAGCTCTTCCCctaagctgcagtttccaaactcCCCCTCACAGAGCAGGCCTTCCCTCACTactccccactcagctccttcagactagcagcagcaattagcaaacacctggtcaTCAGCTGAGTTCATTATATTAGCTACTTCTCAAAGTAAccctggtaaaaacattgttacgagggttaacagaggagccatgttgtgatcaTTTCCTGAAGGCGATCTTTcgaaaagagcaggagtttttaaagagacagaaagcccaatttcaaggcattaaatttcaaagtcaaatttattttaagtcgtACTTgatatatacacatttttattaacaacTGAAATTTACATGGTTatttgactgtgctataaaatggcaccaagTGCCTGAAAAGGACAttatactgtccctttaaagcCACCCTGTATAAGTAAGCTTTAAATTCTCAAACTTTACCTTCATGCTATAACGTACTTTATGTGAGAGACcataatgaaaaacaagaatgaAGTATTTGTCAAGCAGCCTCTCTCATGTTGGATGTGTTCAGGACCGGTGGTTGCAGGTGTGGTGGGACTGACCATGCCCAGGTACTGTCTGTTTGGAGACACGGTGACCACAGCCTCCCACATGGAGGCCAGCGGCCTGCGTAAGtatgaacaaaaacatggaacaaCAACAATCGAAAAgattttataattatattatcTTTCCTTTCCTGATCATTTAGAATACAATAAAACTTTGTTGTTAATATTTCCCAAACAAGGAAATAAAgatacagattttgttttggttgatttacagatttcttcaaTATGACAAACTGAATGAATTCCTGCACACGCATCAATTATTAACTGTATCTTATTGATCTATTCTCAGTAgactatatttttttatatagtttttacATTACAGCAAGATGAAACATTATATATGATCAGTTCTCCACTCACTCATTAATGACGTTGTGGATGCTACAGTCTCTCCTACATGCGTTTCTTCacagacagaaatattaatttctaACCAAAATTCCTACAGGTTGTCCTAATTCAGATTTGAGATTTAGCACTACCTCAAAATCACAATGCAGACCTAAAATTCAGTCGCTCagctcacaaaaaaaatatttaaagtaatgTCAGTGCAGTTTAATTAATAAATCTATTTCTATATTGTGGTGGTTGGAaagaaacttccagaaaacctCTTTGACCTGCATTTCAGTCTGCTCtcaagctgcgtttccattagccgtaaaactgagcaaattgaaattacgaaaataaatctgcttaatggaaacaccaatttaaaaaaacaaaacaaaaaaactcccattttgtgctaaaatgtttttgcactagattaaggtgtttttttggctgtatcagaatagatgtattttgcagaactgcaatggaaacactttctcACATCACACAAGTTACATGATCAACAGCTAGACGTTACTACTGACAGAaatgatgaagaagacgacaggaagtgttAGGAGGacgatggtttgtttttgttttttcaagcagctggctccaccagagctctcactgCTTCACACAGTTCAGAAAAGGTTGTGTGTCATTCAAAAGTACTAAATCCATAGCTCttttgaattatgaatataacTGTTTCCATCCATCGCTGCTGTTTCTTAATGATTTATTGCTTGAACTGGCTCATTcatatgtgattttaatttcatttcttgtttaatggaaatgccaccattgcaaaattgtgttttttcgacattagcagaacatGGACAAAGATTTGCTCACAttgtaatgaaaacgcagcttCAGATGGAACCTTCTCAGTCTCCTCTTATATCTTGTCTAGCACAGGATATTCCTGGTAATATCTggatgtccagcccctctctgCCAGCCAGCGAGGAAGGCTTCCAGCCAATGCCCTCCATTACCATCTGGCCTCCAGACAACCAGCACCTCCCCACAACCAACACCTGCATCTCACGTCTCTACGTGCCACTATATTCTTCTAAACAGATCCTTAAACAAAAACTCCTGCTAGCAATTAAAACCAAGAATTTTGGTTTTGTGTAGAGGTTTGACTGAaagctggaataaaaaaaaagaggaaaaaaggttGTTGTGTAATATTTACCTAGTTccatttttgtagattttttgtAGACCAGGATATTCCTGGTAATTCATGTGATGAAGGATCTCTTCATCACATGAATTACCAGGAATATCCTGTGCTGGATGCCCCTCTACTTGCTGACGTAGAGTGTGTTGAACGTGATTGTTTCCTAATGAAGGC of Xiphophorus couchianus chromosome 4, X_couchianus-1.0, whole genome shotgun sequence contains these proteins:
- the LOC114143094 gene encoding retinal guanylyl cyclase 2-like isoform X2; amino-acid sequence: MQLVSLLGLFLWLFYISDVGAATFKLALVGPWSCDPLFSRAMPVAAANLALSRLRSDSYMSRGYWYDVKLLNEDCSVSKALAELGEMEGYGHAYIGPFNPTLCHAASLFTQHWEAGLASPGCLDDDWLNLPPVTPPIKVLKTVLRFFRWAHVAVISAPTDLWESTGEEVASALRAVGLPIAPVVSMETNKGGAREALNEIRQSDKVKVIIMCMSSILIGGEHQRELLLEALEMGMIADGYVFIPYDTLLYAMPYQDTTFPLLTNNTKLQHAYSAVLTVTMASDESFYETFRQAQISREIRSAISATEVSPLFGTIFNMVYFVAKAVEERRQAGGGHWVTGNQLFSSDGGFDFQGFNQVLYGGRGGSGLRAKYVVLDSDGDRLVPTHSLGPTHIDGTVGGLRPLSRSFYFPGGKPPKASFCWFSPEETCNGGVDAVTMFFLFLLLCGLTSAAFFWLRKYRRTPNVTKLILTLDDIVFIDTQVSKKKLNDESIMRSLLEIKTPLRSIARSYILTSPESSNIGILEGDWVWLKKIPVGKTATPVNQSTQNLFSQLREMRHENLNLYLGLFVDSGILALVVEHCPRGSLADLLADSDVRLDWMFKSSLLMDLIKGMKYLHLRGLTHGRLKSTNCLVDGRFVLKITDYGLPMILQSQGVSLSDDPQDLLWTAPELLRNSEQAGSFAGDVFSFSIIIQEVISRTLPYAMMDMPAQEIVERLKMPPPLCRPLVSVDEAPAECLNLMNECWNEDPSKRPNFDEIFKQFRGISRGKKANIIDSMLRMLEQYSSNLEDLIRERTDELEVERTKTDKLIGQLLPKSVAQALKKGKPVQPEHYSDCTLYFSDIVGFTTISALSEPIEVVDLLNDLYTMFDAIIATHDVYKVETIGDAYMVASGVPNRNGNRHAAEVSNMSLDILHSIGAFKIKHMPEIKVKIRIGLHSGPVVAGVVGLTMPRYCLFGDTVTTASHMEASGLPYRIHISLSTVKVLTSLKVGYLIDTRKAQVKGTEDTYWLMGREGFNKPLPLPPDLAGGASNHGISLDEIPVERRQKFLDRQNKMKK
- the LOC114143094 gene encoding retinal guanylyl cyclase 2-like isoform X1, whose amino-acid sequence is MQLVSLLGLFLWLFYISDVGAATFKLALVGPWSCDPLFSRAMPVAAANLALSRLRSDSYMSRGYWYDVKLLNEDCSVSKALAELGEMEGYGHAYIGPFNPTLCHAASLFTQHWEAGLASPGCLDDDWLNLPPVTPPIKVLKTVLRFFRWAHVAVISAPTDLWESTGEEVASALRAVGLPIAPVVSMETNKGGAREALNEIRQSDKVKVIIMCMSSILIGGEHQRELLLEALEMGMIADGYVFIPYDTLLYAMPYQDTTFPLLTNNTKLQHAYSAVLTVTMASDESFYETFRQAQISREIRSAISATEVSPLFGTIFNMVYFVAKAVEERRQAGGGHWVTGNQLFSSDGGFDFQGFNQVLYGGRGGSGLRAKYVVLDSDGDRLVPTHSLGPTHIDGTVGGLRPLSRSFYFPGGKPPKASFCWFSPEETCNGGVDAVTMFFLFLLLCGLTSAAFFWLRKYRRTPNVTKLILTLDDIVFIDTQVSKKKLNDESIMRSLLEIKTPLRSIARSYILTSPESSNIGILEGDWVWLKKIPVGKTATPVNQSTQNLFSQLREMRHENLNLYLGLFVDSGILALVVEHCPRGSLADLLADSDVRLDWMFKSSLLMDLIKAAVFMFQGMKYLHLRGLTHGRLKSTNCLVDGRFVLKITDYGLPMILQSQGVSLSDDPQDLLWTAPELLRNSEQAGSFAGDVFSFSIIIQEVISRTLPYAMMDMPAQEIVERLKMPPPLCRPLVSVDEAPAECLNLMNECWNEDPSKRPNFDEIFKQFRGISRGKKANIIDSMLRMLEQYSSNLEDLIRERTDELEVERTKTDKLIGQLLPKSVAQALKKGKPVQPEHYSDCTLYFSDIVGFTTISALSEPIEVVDLLNDLYTMFDAIIATHDVYKVETIGDAYMVASGVPNRNGNRHAAEVSNMSLDILHSIGAFKIKHMPEIKVKIRIGLHSGPVVAGVVGLTMPRYCLFGDTVTTASHMEASGLPYRIHISLSTVKVLTSLKVGYLIDTRKAQVKGTEDTYWLMGREGFNKPLPLPPDLAGGASNHGISLDEIPVERRQKFLDRQNKMKK